Part of the Niallia alba genome is shown below.
GTGGCATAGATATCAGCCAAAATAAAGATAAATCAGCCAACGTGGCAAAGATATCAGCCAAAATAAAGATAAATCAGCCAACGTGGCAAAGATATCAGCCAAAATAAAGATAAATCAGCCAACCGAGCATAGATATCAGCCAAAACAAAAATAAATCAGCCAATGGGGCAAAGATATCAGCCAAAATAAAGATAAATCAGCCAACGTGGCAAAGATATCAGCCAAAATAAAGATAAATCAGCCAACGTGGCATAGATATCAGCCAAAATAAAGATAAATCAGCCAACCGAGCATAGATATCAGCCAAAACAAAGATAAATCAGCCAACGGAGCATAGATATCAGCCAAAATAAAGATAAATCAGCCAACGGAGCATAGATATCAGCCAAAATAAAGATAAATCAGCCAATGGGGCATAGATATCAGCCAAAATAAAGATAAATCAGCCAACGTGGCATAGATATCAGCCAAAACAAAGATAAATCAGCCAACTGAGCATAAATATCAGCCAAAACAAAGATAAATCAGCCAACCGGGCATAGATATCAGCCAAAACAAAGATAAATCAGCCAACCGGGCATAGATATCAGCCAAAACAAAAATAAATCAGCCAACCGAGCATAGATATCAGCCAAAACAAAGATAAATCAGCCAACGGAGCATAGATATCAGCCAAAATAAAGATAAATCAGCCAACGGAGCATAGATATCAGCCAAAATAAAGATAAATCAGCCAACGTGGCATAGATATCAGCCAAAATAAAGATAAATCAGCCAACGGAGCATAGATATCAGCCAAAACAAAGATAAATCAGCCAACGTGGCATGGATATCAGCCAAAACAAAGATAAATCAGCCAACGGAGCATAGATATCAGCCAAAATAAAGATAAATCAGCCAACGTGGCAAAGATATCAGCCAAAACAAAACGTATCCAATCCCCATGATGTCTTTCTAAAGTCGTAAACAAAAAACGATTAATTAGTTATTGTATCCCCTTCTATCTATTAGATTTAATCCCTATCTAAGTCTTCCTTTTTATGTATATTTTATAAGTCTGAATGCCTGTATGTTTCTAGCTGGAAATTCTGTTACCGTGAACAATTAAAAGGATCATTGACACTCTTAATCTACTATATTTATAATCGCACATAGAAAGAAAGCGTTTACTTTTGTTAGTGGCTTATTTTATAGGTAAATATTTTATTACGCAAGCAACCATTGTAGGAATATAAATTTTAAAATGAACAGGTTGCTTATATTTTTGAATAGGAGGAAAGGGAATGAACCAATGGTTAAGGAAATTGCTCATTATTCTAACTGTATTTGTTCTTGTGTTGACCACAAGAGGATTTGCGTTCGATCAACCGAGTGTAAAAGCAGAGAACGCAGATGGAAAAGACATACCTGAACACACATTAAGAATACACTATCAAAACAAGGATAATAACTATCAAGATCTAGGATTATGGCTGTGGGAAGATGTAGAATCTCCAACTGCTAATTGGCCACAAGGAGCTGTGGCTTTTGAAAAAGAACAACAAGATGAGTATGGTACATATATTGATATTCCATTGAAAGAAGATGCTAGGAAGGTTAGATTTCTAGTAGTAAACAGAACAAATGGAGAGAAAGAGGGCGGAGATAAGGCAGTTACCATAAGCAATCCGTCGTTGAATGAAATATGGATAAAGGAAGGAGCGGATACGGTCCATCTATTTGAGCCAGTAGCTTTACCTGAGAACACAATCAGAATTCATTATCAAAGAGAAGATCAAAACTATGAAAAGTTAGGGCTGTGGCTGTGGGAAGATGTAGAGTCTCCTTCTGCAAATTGGCCGCTTGATGCCGTAGCATTAGAAAAAAGTGATCGCTATGGTGCTTATGTCGATGTAAAAGTGAAAGAAGATGCAAAGAAGATTGGCTTTCTTATTGTAAACCGTGAAAATGGAGAAAAAATTGGCGGGGATAAAGGGTTCGCATTATTGGAGGAATACGATCATTTATGGATTAAGAATGAAGATGATCAAGTTTATATTTCACCATACTGGGAATCGCCAACTGATTTAGTATCTGGCGAATTATTGTCTGACACAACAATCCAATTAACTTTTTCCAGTACAAAAGGTCTTGCAGAAGAAGAGTTAGTAAAAGGATTAACTATTGTTGACAAAAATCAAGAAGCAATTGATTTTAATGAAGTGAAAATTGCCAATGAAACAACAGTGGAAATAAAAGGTGTTTTTGATGCGGAACAAGGACCTTTTACGATCTCTTATCAAGGAAGATCAGTAACAGTTAAATCTGGATGGAAAATGTTAGATGAAAATTATTTCTATGAGGGCGACGATTTAGGGGCTACTTATCATAATGGGGACGCAACGTTAAAATTATGGGCGCCAAAGGCAACAAAAGTTACTGCAATTTTTTATGATAAAAATGATGCTGCTAAGAAAATTGGTAGTTTAGATTTAGTACAAGGTGACAAAGGTGTTTGGAGTGTGGAAGCAGAGGCAAAAGAGCTGGGGGTCAACAATGTAAGAGGATATTACTACCAATATGAAGTAACAAATGACGGGAAAATATCAAAAGTTTTAGATCCTTATGCTAAATCAATGGCTGCTTTTACTGTGAACACAGAGGGAAAAGTTGGCAGCGATGGTGATACAGTTGGTAAGGCAGCAATTGTGGATCTAAGTCAAACAAATCCAGCGAACTTTAATGGTGCGAACATTGCTGGATATGAAAAACGTGAAGATGCCATTATATGGGAAGCTCATATTCGTGACTTTACTTCCGACCCGACAATTCAAACGGAATTAAATGGTCGCTGGGGAACTTATAAAGCATTTATGGATAAGCTGGACTATATTAAGTCATTAGGTGTTACACATATTCAGCTTTTACCAGTTAATGCTTGGTATTGGGGCGATGAAACAAAAATGGGAGAAAGAGAATTAGAGTATTCAGCAGCAGGAAATGAATATAATTGGGGCTATGATCCTCATAACTATTTCTCTCCAGATGGTGCTTATTCGGAGAATCCAAAAGATCCTGAGCTTCGTATTAAAGAATTAAAGGAACTTATTAATGCTATTCACGATGCTGGAATGGGAGTAGTATTAGATGTTGTATATACACATATGTCCAATGCAAGTCTTTTAAATGATATTGTTCCAGACTATTATTTTTTCCAAGATAGCAATGGTAAATTTGTCGGCGGGTTTGGAAATAACTTAGCAACAAATCATAAAATGGCTGAAAAATTAATGGTTGATTCAGTTAAATATTGGTTCCGTGAATTTAAAATTGATGGAATGAGATGGGATATGATGGGGGATGCAACATATGAAGCTGTCCAAAAGGCTTATGATGAAGCTGTAGCCATCAATCCAGATGCACTCTTTATTGGAGAAGGCTGGAGAACATTCTCTGGACATTTAGCAGATCCGTCTTTAGCAGGAAAAGGTGCGGATCAAGACTGGATGAATAAGACTGATGATGTTGGCGTATTCTCTGATGAAATAAGAAATGAACTGAAATCTGGATTTGGATCAGAAGGAGAGCCGCGCTTTATTACTGGTGGAGCTCGTGATATTCAAACGATATTTAATAATATAAAAGCACAACCATCTAATACACCGGCAGATGATCCAGGAGACATGGTGCAATATATTGAAGCACATGATAATTTGCCGTTATACGATATTATTG
Proteins encoded:
- a CDS encoding pullulanase is translated as MNQWLRKLLIILTVFVLVLTTRGFAFDQPSVKAENADGKDIPEHTLRIHYQNKDNNYQDLGLWLWEDVESPTANWPQGAVAFEKEQQDEYGTYIDIPLKEDARKVRFLVVNRTNGEKEGGDKAVTISNPSLNEIWIKEGADTVHLFEPVALPENTIRIHYQREDQNYEKLGLWLWEDVESPSANWPLDAVALEKSDRYGAYVDVKVKEDAKKIGFLIVNRENGEKIGGDKGFALLEEYDHLWIKNEDDQVYISPYWESPTDLVSGELLSDTTIQLTFSSTKGLAEEELVKGLTIVDKNQEAIDFNEVKIANETTVEIKGVFDAEQGPFTISYQGRSVTVKSGWKMLDENYFYEGDDLGATYHNGDATLKLWAPKATKVTAIFYDKNDAAKKIGSLDLVQGDKGVWSVEAEAKELGVNNVRGYYYQYEVTNDGKISKVLDPYAKSMAAFTVNTEGKVGSDGDTVGKAAIVDLSQTNPANFNGANIAGYEKREDAIIWEAHIRDFTSDPTIQTELNGRWGTYKAFMDKLDYIKSLGVTHIQLLPVNAWYWGDETKMGERELEYSAAGNEYNWGYDPHNYFSPDGAYSENPKDPELRIKELKELINAIHDAGMGVVLDVVYTHMSNASLLNDIVPDYYFFQDSNGKFVGGFGNNLATNHKMAEKLMVDSVKYWFREFKIDGMRWDMMGDATYEAVQKAYDEAVAINPDALFIGEGWRTFSGHLADPSLAGKGADQDWMNKTDDVGVFSDEIRNELKSGFGSEGEPRFITGGARDIQTIFNNIKAQPSNTPADDPGDMVQYIEAHDNLPLYDIIAKALKKDPAVPENDLEIHKRIRLGNSLILTSQGTAFLHAGQEYGRTKQWLGEGVPEQKYDAFTDENGKVFGYFVHDSYDSSDAINMFDWSKATNKEEYAVNNETMEFTKGLIELRKSSNAFRLGEKSLVDSNVTMVEAKEIEEEDLVIAYKNESTDNTGSYYVFMNGDTKSRELSLSEDLTDFKVVVDNNEAGKDAVTEKSGFTLAADKITLDPLTTVVIKTEKEDTAGDPDVDTPNPTTPENPDDSIDPDTPEQETPADTDEKPDGSDKEVDGSTDDKVENGGEKSENSLPNTATNNGTYLLAGIIILMVGVSLLVIIRRKKHAGQ